Proteins encoded by one window of Pecten maximus chromosome 15, xPecMax1.1, whole genome shotgun sequence:
- the LOC117344104 gene encoding putative uncharacterized protein DDB_G0281733, with amino-acid sequence MRDEGDKDLRDEGNEELRDEGDKDLRDEGNKDLRDERDKDQRDERDKDLRDEGDKDMRDEGDKDLRDERDKDMRDEGNKNLRDEGNEDLRDKVNEDQRNDGDKDQVQDTRETNIRETRETKI; translated from the coding sequence ATGAGAGACGAGGGAGACAAAGATCTGAGAGACGAGGGAAACGAAGAATTGAGAGACGAGGGAGACAAAGACCTGAGAGACGAGGGAAACAAAGATCTGAGAGACGAGAGAGACAAAGATCAGAGAGACGAGAGAGACAAAGATCTGAGAGACGAGGGAGACAAAGATATGAGAGACGAGGGAGACAAAGATCTGAGAGACGAGAGAGACAAAGATATGAGAGACGAGGGAAACAAAAATCTAAGAGACGAGGGAAACGAAGATTTGAGAGACAAGGTAAACGAAGATCAGAGAAACGATGGAGACAAAGACCAAGTACAAGACACGAGGGAAACAAATATCAGAGAGACGAGGGAAACAAAGATATAA
- the LOC117344367 gene encoding transforming growth factor-beta-induced protein ig-h3-like, with the protein MFLLKLSLLFVKILSCILTPLELIGAEYNRLPIQRDTRDIVAMAQALGATKFVSYLTTTGLNTTLTGQGPFTVFLPLNDAFEKLSDDMKDNFKDTDFARSILKYHIAPGRYDIIEFQDEEILRSLDQDLSIRINLYEGGEAVTASGSLVSRSDINAKNGVLHVIDRVMVMTPEFGSVAGLLGFPIFRYMYYGMIDGNLTGLLSGSEPITVFAPNDAAFQKLPPDQFKKLYKNSTAIRRLVKNHIVRGTFFTAGMYTGGPLTTLDGQTLQVKIVDGNITVDDAPLLIPDWTCTNGVTHVTGDVFMPPGLLESGQTP; encoded by the exons ATGTTTCTACTGAAATTATCTCTATTATTTGTGAAAATACTGTCATGTATTTTAACTCCGCTGGAATTAATTGGTGCAGAATATAACAGACTACCTATTCAGAGAGATACAAGGGACATCGTGGCAATGGCGCAGGCCCTGGGAGCTACAAAGTTTGTATCGTATTTGACTACCACTGGATTAAATACAACACTTACTGGACagg GACCGTTCACCGTTTTCCTTCCATTAAATGACGCTTTTGAAAAACTTTCTGATGATATGAAGGACAATTTCAAGGACACGGACTTCGCCAGGTCTATACTCAAATATCATATTGCTCCTGGTAGATATGATATAATTGAGTTTCAAGACGAGGAAATTCTGAGGAGCCTGGATCAAGACTTGTCAATCAGAATAAATCTCTATGAGGGAGGAGAG GCTGTGACAGCTTCCGGGAGTCTTGTATCCCGTTCTGATATAAATGCTAAGAATGGAGTTTTGCACGTGATTGACCGCGTAATGGTGATGACCCCTGAGTTTGGTAGCGTTGCCGGACTTCTTGGTTTTCCAATATTCCGCTATATGTATTACGGGATGATCGATGGAAACCTGACAGGACTTCTCTCAG GCAGTGAACCCATCACAGTGTTTGCCCCTAACGATGCAGCCTTCCAGAAGCTACCTCCAGACCAGTTTAAGAAATTATACAAGAATAGCACCGCCATTCGAA GACTGGTGAAGAATCATATTGTTCGTGGGACTTTCTTCACTGCTGGAATGTATACCGGGGGACCGCTCACCACTCTGGATGGACAAACTTTACAAGTGAAAATAGTTGATG GAAATATCACTGTCGACGACGCCCCATTACTCATACCAGACTGGACGTGCACTAATGGAGTAACACACGTCACAGGGGACGTTTTTATGCCACCGGGTCTTCTCGAGTCTGGACAGACACCGTAG